The nucleotide sequence GATTAAATGCAGTAGCGACATTTTTATGTTCTTGAACATATTCTAAATACTCTTCAAGATTTTCTATTACTTTTTGTTGATAGCTCTTTAGTTCCATAATTTAAAATCTTGTAATGTCTCTCGGTATTTTTTTGAAAATAATGTTGTTTTTTGCCATAAATTCTTTAGGTAATAAGCAATTGTCTGCATATATAACATATTGCTCTCCTTTGAATTTTATGAGTTCTAAAGCATCAAAATCTAATGTTGTTAATTGGTCTTTTTCGTAAATGAAATAGTAAATCGATTCTTCCTTTTTGCCTAAAAAGTAATTAGCTTCTTTTTGCTCTACAAAAGGTGTTCTGGTTTCTGAAAACCAAATGTATTCTCGTATTTTTTCTACTTCAACCTGTTCGTTCAAGTTTTGACTATCATCAAAAAGCGGTAATCCTAATTCGTAAAAATCAAATTTTCCATTATCATTTCCTGTTATTTGTTCACTCTTGTTATAACCATCAATTACTCTTTTAACTCTTTCTGCCGTAATTTTATTCGCATATTCCTCTAATTCAATTAGAATATATTGTCTTTTACCATTATCCTCAATATTTAAATCAATAACTGAATGTGCAGTTGTACCAGAACCAGCAAATGAATCTAAAATGATATCATTACTGCTTGTTGACATATAAAGCAAGTCTCGAATTAATCGTTTAGGTTTTTTTGCATTATCAAATTTTGTATTCGCTTCTTTAGCCACGTTGCCCATATCCTTATAATATCCAGACCACCAATCACCTCTAATTGTAGTTAAACCATATGTGGTGTTGAAATCATTGGCATTATTCACTTTTTCACCTAAAATTAATCTTTGGCGAATATTATCGTTAGAGTTTTTTGTTAACAAATATGACCTTGAGCTTTTATGTATTTTTTTTACGATTCCTTGTTCAAGTTCTAAATTTTCAAGACCAGATAAACTACTTACTTTATCGTCAGCTACTATAAATTCAGCATTCTTATGTACAAATTCTCTAAATTCTTCGGATACTGAATAGGCTTTTGCAATATTTTTATTTGATAGAGTGTATTTTCCTTTTTTCTCATTCGCAAGCTTTAAGTTTAGGAGATGTTGTAAAACATCCTTTTCATTTTCAATTATATGTTTTGATAATGTAATTTCTTTGAATGTATCATCATTTATTTGTTCTAAAAAGAGACTGTAATGAGTATCATAATCTTGCTTATTATAAAGAATATTTTTTGCAATTGCTTTGTTTCCATTTTTCCTATACACTAAAATATATTCGCCATTTTTTACAATGTTTCCTTGTTTGGCAAACTTTACTTTCTGGCCTTGAACAGAACTCATTTCTACGTGTAAAGTTGTGATGAAACTTTTTCGTCCAAAAATTTCATCCATGATGATTTTTAAATTTGCTTGTTCATTATCATCGATTGAAATAAAAATTATTCCTTCTGTTGATAATAGCTTATTCAGAAGCATTAATCTTGGATACATCATACACAACCATTTGTCGTGTCTTGTTAAATCGTCTCCTTCTTGACCAACTGTTTCACCCAACCATTTTTTAATTTTTGGATGATTAACATTGTCATTATATTGCCAGCCTTCATTTCCAGTATTATATGGTGGGTCAATGTAAATAGCATTTACTCTTCCTTCGTATTCAGGTAATAAACTTTTAAGTGCTTCAAGGTTGTCTCCGTGTATTATTTTATTTCCGCTTTGAGTTGGTTCAGTTTGTTCTCCTTTTTTAGCGGTAAAACCGTATTTGTGTTCCAAAACTCTGTAAGGCACATCTTGGTGATGGCTTGTAACTTTGTCTTTTCCTATCCAATTGAGTGTTGGCATATTTTATTCGAATTTTATATGTTCACCAATATGGCCAACAAGAATTTTATGATTACTTATATTTTCAAATCCTTCGTGAAAATAAATGCGATGTTGATAATATGTGTTATCTCCATTTACATCACTTGAAGATAGCTTCATATGAGGTTCGCAACACACGGGTTGCATTATTTTCTCATCATTTCTAAAATCATATGTAAAGTAAGGTTTTCTTTCAGCATGACCTTCTAAAGTTGCTGTTTCATCAAGATTACAATTCCCACTAAAATGATCAAGAACTTGAGTTCTGTGACGAATCCCATCTTCAGATTCTCTAAATTTATCATTTAATGCTGTTAAGTGATAAACTATCTTCTTTGGAAAATTATCTAAAATAGCTCCAATTGTATTTCTGTTATTCTCATGAAACACTACATTTGGAAAATACTTCTCACATTCATCCAAGAAAAAATTTTCATCCTTTGGGTATAAACCTAAATAATGTCTTCTAAATTGAAACCAGCCATTTAAATTATAAACAACTTGATATTCTGGTTCGACACTATCAACTGTATTAAAACCAATTAACCCATGACATTTATTTTCATCATGTTCAGGAAGTAAAACTTCTATAACTTCTTCAGAAGTACAAGTAGTTTCTTTTGATTCAATGATTATTTTTTTAATAGCTAAACGAACATCTCTATCAAGATTTTTATTCGCTATTTCTTCATTGAACATTAAATCTAAAAGAGGGATATCTTCTATAAAATTAACATTGTATATATCTGGGTGCACAAATAATTGATTAGTATCCCTATATCTTTTAATATATACAAAATCTTGAGCTAAAGATTTTACTTTGTTTTCAATTTCCTCTTTGGTAAAATTGGAATTATGCTCAAATGATTCAGCTATAATGTAAAATTCTGCAACCATAGAAAATCATCTTGAGAATTTAAAAATATCTGCTAAATCAATCTCTTGTTGGTCGAAAAAGCCATTCGGCCAATTAGCAATTTTCCCTTTTTCATTAATCTCAAGTTCTACTGAATTAAAATCTTCACTAAAATAATGCACTTTTAAATCGGTGTTATTAATTTCAACCTCCTTATTAAGTGCATTAACTCTTAAGCCATTCAAAATATGTTCACTATGAGATTCAATAAAAATTTGAACACCTGAAGAAGCCACTCTTGCGAAAAATTCTGCTATCTTGGATTGTGCTCTTGGATGTAAGTGAGCTTCAGGGTTTTCAACAATAATAATATCATTAGGTTTTGCAATTAAACCCGTCACAATTAGTGGTAAAATGTAACTATATCCAAAGCCAACATTTATTGGTTTATATTCATGACTATCACTTTTATTATTTAAAAGCATGTATAAAACACTACTATCTTTCTCTTTTCCTTTAATATTAATTTTAGCTCCTTCAAGAATATAATTTATCCATTCAGCAGTTTGTTGTATCAGTGATGCTGCGTCTTTACCTAAATATAAATTTGGCCTTACAGGTCCAAACTGAATAGAATTAGCAAGAATATTAATACAATGTTCTCCTCTAGGACCAACATGTGGAAAATCTGGAAGGTTACTTTTTTCAACATATTTAACTGGTCCTAACCTATCAGCACTTACATAATGGATTTTCTTTATTTTATTTGAAAAAAGATTTAACTCACTCGTGTAGTCGACTGAATCATTTTTTTGTGTTTGAGCAGTTGGTCCAATTTCAACTTTACCCAAGTTGCCAATTAATGGTTTATCTAAATTTTCATTAAATGCCAATTGTATGTTTTCTAAAAAAGGGGTATCATAAAATATTTTGAAATAAACACTTTCTCCTTTTGGTGTATCTCTATTTTTTATATCATCAAAATTTCCTAAACTAACCAGAGAGCCATTAATTATTAATTCATCAAATTTAAAATCTTCACGTGTAGATTGTGATAAAACTAATAAAGCTTGAAGCACAGAGGATTTCCCCCTTCCATTAATTCCAGTTAATAAATTTAATTTACTAAAGTTAAATTTTGTTGGTTCTTTAAAGCATTTAAAGTTTCTTAATTCAAGAGCAGTAATCATTGTGTGTTTTGGCTTAAGATATTGTGAGCAATTCTAAATCTATCTATTACTTTAGCTTTATTTCCTGTTGATTTTGTGACTGCTTGAAAATATTCATAATCTTTTATTAACAGTGAATAATTATTCTTAATTCGTTTCTTATTTCTTTTGAGAAAGTCATCATTTTGAGTAGATAAATAATTACAAACTGACTCCAAAATTGCTGTATTGATAGTTCCTCGTGTATATTCTGTAGGTATTCTGAAATTTTTATTATCCCAAATATCAAATGACCATTTCATAACCCTTTCAAAATCATTTTCAATTTCATTAATTTGTATATCCTGCATGTGATTTATTCTTTTCATTGCATTTTCAACAAATTCACTCATGTCTCCTGTATACTCATTTTCATAATCGAACCATCTGAATGCAATATATCTTAAAGCAACTTCTCTGTCTTTCATTCTTTTATCACTTACTCCCCACCAAATAGCCTTTTTATAATATTCTTCTTCAGAAAGTCTTTTTAATAATTTAGTAGCTTTACCAATATAAATACAGTTTCTTACCTCTTGCCTATTTAATTGTGTCCCACCAGTATTAATACGATTAAACAGGTCATAAATTACAACCATTGGAGTTGATGGTTTTAAAATAAAAACTGTTAGTTTTTTATCTTCAAATTTATATTGTAATGATTCTGGTAAGTCTTTAAATTTATATCCATTGTATTTAGGAATTGCTTCAATTCCTTTTAATGCAAATTCACCATTATAAAATTGACGTAATGCAGTAGACCTTTGTAATCCATCAATTACAATATAAGTCGACTCTTTTGTTTCATTTAGATATATAGGTGGTAATGGAAAATTTAAAATAATAGATTCTATAAATTTACTTTTTTGAGTTAAATTCCAAACTTGATTTCTTTGAAAATCGGGTTGAATAGTAATTTTACCTTTCTCAAGTTGTCTTAAATATTCGAAAATTGAAAAAGGGTCTTCTCCTATTTCAATATTTTCGTAAGCTGGGTCATAAGGATAAAGGCCTCCTGTTTTTCCATCAGCAGTCTTTGTATCTTTATCAAGTTCAATAATTTTAGGTTTTTTTAACTCCTCCATATTTATGCATGTTCACATTTCAAATATACTTTTAATTACGATGATTTGAAAATAATCGGATACGGCATTTTTTCAAAAGAATTCTTGTCATTTTTGTTAGAATTCCATCAGTATTTTAATTAATATATTTAGTCCTTAATGTCATTTCACACACATTCCACTCCTCTCCTACGTCGCTTCGTAAAAAGAGTGTTCCATTAACATCGTAGAGAAACATTTATCAAGAAAAAAATAAAGAAAATGATGTAACAACTTTCGCTTTTAACCAAAGCTCAAGTTACATAACGCAGAACATTATAGTACAAATGTATTGTTTAGTTGATAAGAGTGGTTTATCCATTTGATAGCTATAATGTAGTATTATGTAAAATATCCCAGAAGCATTCGTTTTCATAAGAATAATTGGAACTTGGGTCATTAAACTAATAAGCGGTTTGCTTCGCAGAGTTTTTAAAACATTATGTATCTATAATTAGCCGTTATGTAAAATAGCCGCTACAAAGCGCTCGATTGTTTTATAAAATCAAATTGCTCTGGCAATTTATTTTACACACAATTATCCAACGCTTGCCAACGCCAAAATTTTTAAGCAATTACTCACGTCTTTAATATTGTTTTGGACGTGTTCGTGAATGCTGCGCATTTCTCGTGGATTGCCACTAGAGCATAAATTTTAAAAAAAATAAAATTCTATGAACTTGTTTTTTTTAGTACTTCTATTAATCCTTGATTTTAATGTTTCATTATTATGTATTTTAAAAATTGATACTCAATCAATTCTTTAAAATAGTGTCTTGAAACACTATTTAGCGAAAACTAAATACCTAAAACAAAAATTCAAGGCTGCATAAACTTTTGGAAACAATTAACGGCTCATTCGCTATATTTTAGACTATTTGGCGTTAAGAAAATGTACAGTGTACATTTTTAGCTAAATACGATTTGAAACGTGATTTTAGTAAAGTGTTGTATTCAAATGCAATCATCCACAGGATAATTGCATTTGTATAGCCTAAAATATGGTCGCTCCACTCACCTATTGTTTTAGCCAAAGTTTTATGAGGTCGACTTTAAAAAGGAGTTTAGTATTAAATCAAAATTTAGTTAGAGGAAGTAGGTATTTTGATATAGCTATTATTGTACCATTTAACTTCTAAAGGTATTTTAGCATCTTTGATAGTTTCATCACTCACATCCTTTCCTGTTCCATAATTCAATTGTTCAAAAGGATGCTTATTTATATTTAACACTAATATTAACCTGCTTCCCTTTTTAATTTTCTTACTAGTCATTCTTACATTATTAAAAGGGATTTTAGTAATTTTATTTGGAGTTAATAATTCTCTATTTTCCCGATTTCTAGCAAGACTTGAACGACCAATATATTGAAGTGTTAGTTTAAAATATTTTCCTTCTGGAGTTTCTTCATATAGCACAATGGAACAATCCATATCTTTTTTATTAATTGAAATGCTTAATTCTCCAAGATATGAACCGTTTAACTCAAAATCTTTTGTAAAAATATCAGTTACAAATGAGAAACCATTTCCTATAGAGAGTGAATCATTTACTATAGAAGGTGCATAGTAGTTATTTTGCCCCTCCAATGTTCTATCTTTAAAATCAACACTTTGAGAAATAAAACCTTTTTCTTTGGGTTTTTCTGAAGCTAAAGTATAGTGGAAATCATATCCATTATTTCCAGGTGTAAATACTTTTGTAGTTTTAATATTTGATAATTTGTCACTTAAATAAAATGTTAGTGTATCATTGGCTACTTCCTTCAAAGAGGCAACGTGTTTCCATTGATTTGCTCCCATAACTTGGAAGTTTATTTTATCTTTCAGTATCTCAGGTTTTTTAGCTCCCTTGAAAATATAATCGAACCAATCCCAAATTAAATCAGTAATACTTATTTGTGCTACTTTATCTATTTCATAACCATTAAAATTATGTTCAGGTACTTTTTGAGCCCCAAAATGCCCATAAGGTCCAATCACTAAATAATGCTCTACATTTTTATTGTATTTATAGTGTTGTTTTAGGTAATACATTGCTCCTATTTGTCCACCATCATAGTAACCTGTTGTACTTAATATTGGAATATTTATTTTAGAAAATTCTTCTTTATAAGGAATCATTTTTTGCCAATAAGCATCATAGGTTGGATGGTTTAGTTTATTTTGAAATTCAGGATTTGGTAATCCATCTAAACTATCAAGGGAACGATAAGACGTTCCTTTCTCATACCAAGTATTGTTCAATTTCCCCCATCTTTGATATTGGTTGTATAATGTGGTGTCTAAATACTTGTTATTCATCACATAATGAAACCAAGAATATTGAAAATTCATATACACACCATTTTCCATTGGTTCTGCAATTCCTGGCGCAGAAGAAACTGATGGTACTATGGTTTTTAAAGCTGGATGCATTTTTTTTGTAGCTGCCCATTGTGTAAATCCGTTGTAACTACCACCATACATTCCAACCTTACCATTACTCCAAGGCTGCTTACTAATCCAATCAATAACAGCATATGTATCATTAGGTTCAAACTCTCGATGTACCATTTTATCTGGACTCCAAGCTTTTCCTCTGGAGTAGCTTACAATTCCGATATATCCTTTTTTTGCGGCAGTTTTAGCTTTTTCTAAATCTTCTTTAGGACGTGCATAAATTGTATGTACCAATATGCTTGTGTTTGGCTTTGTAATTTTTGTGTTTCTTACAACAATTGCCGCTATTTGTGCTCCATCTGGGGTTTCTATTAACAGGCTATCTTGTACTAAATATTGCTCACCTTGTTCGTTGATTATTTTGACTTTTGACAGCGAGTCTTTGGTACTACAAGAAGAGATACCTATAAAGACTAATAGAAATATTATTCTGAAATTATTCAATGTTTTTTTCATTTTTTCTTGATTATGTTTGGGCATAGGTATGCCATATAGTTGTTTTGAAAACAGCTATTATTAAAATTATTATATTGTTTGTATTATTTGCGCTCTATAAACTATTCCAGTTTTTAAAACGTACTGATTGTCGACTTGAAACATCAAATGTTTCACCAGTAGTAAAAACTATTTTCAGTCTATTTTTTAAATGTGGATATACGTCTTTTATATATTGTGTGTTGATAATTTGACTTCTATTAACTCTAAAAAACACAGTTGCATCTAACTTCTTTTCAATTGTATTTAGTGATTGTTTTAACATTGCTTTATTTCCATTAAAATGAAACCTAGCATAATTTTCCAATGAATCAATATATTTAATATCACCTAAAGGAATGAAATAACATTTTGCTCCATCTTTAATAAATATTTTATGCTGTATAGAAAAGGTTTTTCTTTCTTGTCTTATTTTAGAAAATTCCTCCTTAACTTTTTCTATACTTTTTATAAATCGCTCTTCTCTAATTGGCTTTACTAAATAATCTAATGCATTTACATCAAATGCTTTTGTTGCATATTCACTATACGCAGTGGTAAATATAATTTCAGGAACTGTAGTTAATTCATCTAATAAATCAAAGCCTGTTTTTTTTGGCATTTGGATATCTAGAAAAATAAGATGTGGTTTTTTTGTTTCTATAAGCTCTTTTCCGCTATCCGCATTATTTGCTTCACCTACAATTTCAAATTCTGGTAACGGTTGTAAATATCGCTTTACCTCTTCACGAGCCAACCGTTCATCATCAATAATTATTACTTTATATTTTTCCATAATACTTACTCATTTATGGGTATTATAATAGTTGCAACTACTATTGAATCAGAAGTTTCAACTAAAGTGAACTTTGCCTTTTCTTTATAATGTAATTGAAGCCTTTTTGTTAAGTTATTCAGCCCTAAACGCTCATCAGTGTTTTTGTTAACAATTAATTGACCAGGGTTTTTAACTTGTATTAATATACTACCTGACTGTTTCGACATATTGATTTCGATTGTTCCTCCTTTTACTGAGCTTTGAATTCCATATTTTACTGCGTTTTCAACTAAAGTTTGGATGGATAAAGATGGGATTTTATAGTTTAATACCATTTTATCTATTATCATTTTTAATTGTAACCGTTCTTCAAAACGAAGTTTTTCCAGTTCTATGTAATCGTACACTAATTGTAGTTCATTTTCTATCGTTATTAAACTGTCTTTAGTATAGATGGATGAACGTAATAAATCAGACAATAAATCAATTGATCGTCTAGCTTTAGAAGGGTTTTCTGAAATTAGAGATTTAACACTATTCAAAGAATTAAATAAGAAATGAGGTTTTAATTGTTTTGACAAATGATTTAATTGTTCTTGTTTGGCTAGAACAGATAATTTTGCACTACGCTTTGTTATTATTATTTGTTGTTTATAATAATGATATAAGTGATAAGCTAACACCCATATTGACATTAATCGTAAGCCTGTTATTAATGGAGGGTTCCAAAAAAATAATGAGTTTATAAAACCAAAATCTCTTTGTTGAATAATCACCCAATATATATACCATTTTACATTGTTAAGAAGCATAAATAAAATAGCCAAAATTATGATTGATACTCCTACCTGAATGAAAGCAAACTTCTTAAAAGGTATATAAGCTACTTTACTTACTGTTAATTTATATAAATGTGTTAAAAAAACACCAATGCAAACATCTAAAATGAAATTAATAGTGGTATGAAACATTGAATAATCTTGTATGAAATAGGCAATGTATGCCCAATATAAAGAAGCAAAGCTCCATCCTAATATTTGGTATCTCCAATATTGAGAATTTGTGTTTTTCAATTCTATATTTCCTTTTTGTATCATATTCGCGTACAAAATAACTAAATATAAATAGGTTTGAAAAGATAAAATACATAAGCGTCGATATAAGTTGATGAGTGTGATTTGTTTCCATTACACACACATTATGCTTCCCTCCTATGCTTCTACTTCGCTCAGCACAGGCTAGTCTCATAAAAAGAGTGTTTACTCGCACGAACTATTTTAATAAATAGGTGCTCGTGAACCGCAAGCGGTTTCATTAGCATTGTAGAAGAAACTTTTGGAGTAAATTTTTTCAAGAAAAGTAGTAACAACTTTCGCTTTTAATCAAAGCTCAAGTTACATAACGCAGAACATTATAGTACAAATGTATTGCTTTGTCTTTATTGTATATAATCGGACATAAAAGAAGTCGTATATCCATTGGAGCCAGTAATTTTAGTCCAATGATTTTGCGTTCTAAATCTAATTTTGATTGAATCACCATCAATTCGTGGTTCTTGGCCAATGATTGTGTTGACTTGTGCAAAAACTTCTCCTTGAAAAATGGTTAGGAAGTCGGCTTGCGCTACATGTTCAACTCGAACACCTCCCCAACCAACTCTAACGGGATATCCTTTTCTAACAGCGTCAATTAATTTTTACTTGCTTCCAAAAGTAGCATTTCCTGACTTATCATTTCTGTATGTCAATTGCCAGCCCCACTATTGTTTTCGTTTACTGTATCTAATTTATAATTACCATTGCATCCAATTATAATTGATGTAATAATTAAAATGAAAAATGCATTTAATTTCATATTTGTATTTTATTTAATTAAAAAATGGACTCGACTTTTCACTTTTTACATCTTTTACTAACCAAGTCATAACATGTCGTTGAGGGACACGCTTAATAACAGTATCTAGTTCCCTATCATACCATACTGCATCAAAAGTCCCCTTAGAAGTGATAACAACTCTCCATTCTTCTTTAAGCATTTTTGTATCACTATAATTGGCATCTAAACTATCCCAGTTAATGTGTGATAATACTTGTGGATCAAGATGTGCTACAACTTCTGTTTCATCCAGAATAGATAACCAAATTGGTACGGCAAGATGCTCTATAGAGTGATTAAGGCCTTTACCACCCCAACCAACTTTTATATCTACGCCATTTCTAATACTTGTTATTAGTTGCTCTTTAGAACCTGCTATCACATTTCCTTGCTTATCAGTTCTTAAGGCTATAACTATTTTAGTGCTTTTATCATTTTTATAGCAAGAGTTAAAAAGCATTAATGCTATAAAAATTAAAAGCTGCCTATTTATATAAATCACAAATAATATTTTTTTAATGGTTCAAAACACTCGAAGACATCATTATATAAAGTATTAATTATCTTCTCTCTTTCACAATTTCTTCTTAGTTCTTGAAGAATTACCCTTATAAAAAGAATTAATTTTTAAGTTTTGTAAAAGTGTACTCGTTACCTTCAATGCTTTCTATTAAAAGTTCAAATCGAATAACAGATTCGTTTTCTATAGTAAATGGAATTATTACTTCACCAAACTCATAATGTGAAAATTTGCATAAAAACTTATCCTCTCCTATATATTCTAATATACCAGTTATATTTTTTTGATTTTCCAATCTTATATGTAACTCATCGGATTTTTGAAAAATCATAACATTTCCATAAGCGTCATTGTTATAAGTACCTAGAAATTGTTTTGCATTATATCTATTCCGATTTTTTCGCACCAAAGTATTTAGTGAATCTATTTCTGCTGATTTTCTAGCTAACTCTTCATGATAGAGTTTTAAAGAATTTGACGAGTAATCTTCAAACGGCAAGCCTAAAAAAGAATCAACTACTACATTTGTTAAATCGATAAAAAAGTTATTTGTGTCATTATTAGTAAGGATAACAATTCCAAGTTCTTCTTCTGGAATAATTATATGATTTGCTGAGAATCCTGTTAATCCACCACTATGTTGATATGTTAAAATACCATTAATATCACGTACAAAAAAGCCTAATCCATATTGATAAAAATGGGTTCTAGCATGATTTGATTGATTAAATCCCTGAATGGAAAAAGGCCTTCTTGTAATTCTTATTGCCTGTCTAGCAATTGCTTGTTTGCTATTATATTTCCCTTCATTTATTTGAGCAATTAGCCAATGGCTTAAATCTTCAACAGATGAAAGCATAGAGCCTGCAGGCGATATATTCTTGGTTGTTGTATAATTTAACTCTTTTACTTCATTATTAATAACTGTATGAGGGAAAGCAATATTTGTATAATCTTCTTCATAATCGTAAACCATTTTTGTACGATTCATTTCTAAAGGTGCAAGAATTTTTTCTCGGACAGTGTTTTCCCAACTAGAATTGGTAGCAGCTTCTATTACTTCTCCAATTGCCGTATATGCCGAATTAGAATAACCATAACTATCGCGAAAACTTTTATTGATATCTAGCAAGGCCATGCTTTCAACGACTTCCTTTCTATTATAATCTGAAAAATAAGTTATCAAATCTCCTTTATAACTTTCAAAACCCGTTCTATGAGACAAGAAGTCTAATACATTTACTTCATTAGATATAAATGGATTCTTTAGCTTAAAATAGGGAAGCCATTTTTTGATATTATCTTTTAATGATAGTTTTTTTTCAGTATGTAAAATAGTTGCTGTGGTTGCTGTGAACGATTTGGTGATTGAACCAATTTGAAACAGCGTATTTTTGTTAACTTTTTGTGAGCTACTAATAGAAGAAATACCATAGCCTTTCATAAATAGCACTTCATCATTTTGAACTATTGCAATCGCTAATCCAGGAATGTTCCATGCTTTTAAGCCTCTTTTAATATAGTTATCCAAACTATCAGTAATAAAAATTGGTAATTCCTTTTTTTGACCATGAGAAATAGTAACAATTAATAATGTGCAAAAAATTAAAAGTATGTGTTTTAGTGTCATAATAAATTTAATAGGTATAAATGAAAATATTAGCTATAATAAATTATAGCATCAAATAAAGAGAATAATATGTAGAAAAAATTGGTTAATTGGGACAACTCAGGCTAGACTAAAATGTCCAATGAGGGCCATTAGTATGAATTTGTTTTGTTGAAGAGAAAAACTTTTTTGGATTAAAGCCTGTAAGAGATTTGAAATGATTAATAAACTCCGGTTGATCATAATATTGATTTTCAATCGCAACTTGAGTTAAACTTGGTTTTTTAACAGCTGCTTCGTACAGCGTAAGCGCTCTCCTAAATTTTACAACAGATTTAAATTCTTCAACAGAAAAACATAAATGCTTTCTAAATAATCTTAACAACGTTTTTCTGCTAATAGAAAGGTTACTGGCAAGTTCTTTAACTTTGGGGATTTCTGTAGCATTAAAAATAATATTCACAGCCTTAACAATACGCTCTTCTTCTATTTTTTTAAAGTGTGATTTAAAAAAAGAGTCTAATATTTCTCGTTTATTTTTCAAATTTGATTCCCTAAACGCTAAATCAGAAATAGTTATGAAATCTTTGCCAAAATAGTCAAAACGAGAAACTCGGTTATCAGTAACAACTTCACTCAATGGACGATTAATGAAATGATTGATTCCAAGGGGGTAGAAGACAATACCAATTTTATTAAAACTTCCTCTTAAACGCACTACTTTACTAGTTTTATTATTTATTGTTAAAAGGACTTCTGCTTGATTAGATTTAACAGGTATATACGTCCTTCCTTTTTCATTCAATACAACTCTAACATTTTTGTAAACATTTAGAGCCACCAAATAATGAGGGTGATATATAATATCTTTACTAAAATTCTCATTTTTTGATTCATG is from Pontimicrobium sp. SW4 and encodes:
- a CDS encoding histidine kinase, with amino-acid sequence MKNTNSQYWRYQILGWSFASLYWAYIAYFIQDYSMFHTTINFILDVCIGVFLTHLYKLTVSKVAYIPFKKFAFIQVGVSIIILAILFMLLNNVKWYIYWVIIQQRDFGFINSLFFWNPPLITGLRLMSIWVLAYHLYHYYKQQIIITKRSAKLSVLAKQEQLNHLSKQLKPHFLFNSLNSVKSLISENPSKARRSIDLLSDLLRSSIYTKDSLITIENELQLVYDYIELEKLRFEERLQLKMIIDKMVLNYKIPSLSIQTLVENAVKYGIQSSVKGGTIEINMSKQSGSILIQVKNPGQLIVNKNTDERLGLNNLTKRLQLHYKEKAKFTLVETSDSIVVATIIIPINE
- a CDS encoding serine hydrolase domain-containing protein, which translates into the protein MTLKHILLIFCTLLIVTISHGQKKELPIFITDSLDNYIKRGLKAWNIPGLAIAIVQNDEVLFMKGYGISSISSSQKVNKNTLFQIGSITKSFTATTATILHTEKKLSLKDNIKKWLPYFKLKNPFISNEVNVLDFLSHRTGFESYKGDLITYFSDYNRKEVVESMALLDINKSFRDSYGYSNSAYTAIGEVIEAATNSSWENTVREKILAPLEMNRTKMVYDYEEDYTNIAFPHTVINNEVKELNYTTTKNISPAGSMLSSVEDLSHWLIAQINEGKYNSKQAIARQAIRITRRPFSIQGFNQSNHARTHFYQYGLGFFVRDINGILTYQHSGGLTGFSANHIIIPEEELGIVILTNNDTNNFFIDLTNVVVDSFLGLPFEDYSSNSLKLYHEELARKSAEIDSLNTLVRKNRNRYNAKQFLGTYNNDAYGNVMIFQKSDELHIRLENQKNITGILEYIGEDKFLCKFSHYEFGEVIIPFTIENESVIRFELLIESIEGNEYTFTKLKN
- a CDS encoding AraC family transcriptional regulator, translating into MDTFKTIQPKCKDLSKRIAYYYFHESKNENFSKDIIYHPHYLVALNVYKNVRVVLNEKGRTYIPVKSNQAEVLLTINNKTSKVVRLRGSFNKIGIVFYPLGINHFINRPLSEVVTDNRVSRFDYFGKDFITISDLAFRESNLKNKREILDSFFKSHFKKIEEERIVKAVNIIFNATEIPKVKELASNLSISRKTLLRLFRKHLCFSVEEFKSVVKFRRALTLYEAAVKKPSLTQVAIENQYYDQPEFINHFKSLTGFNPKKFFSSTKQIHTNGPHWTF